A genomic region of Arvicola amphibius chromosome 7, mArvAmp1.2, whole genome shotgun sequence contains the following coding sequences:
- the LOC119819692 gene encoding olfactory receptor 8B4-like yields MTLRNNSVTEFILVGFSDQPALQLLLFLFFLVIYVLTVVGNLGLITLIGLNSSLHTPMYFFLFNLSFIDFCYSCVFTPKMLNDFVSENIISYVGCMIQLFFFCFFVNSECYVLVSMAYDRYVAICNPLLYTVTMSPKVCTLLMLGSYVIGFAGAMAHTGNMLRLNFCASNTIHHYLCEVLPLLQLSCTSTYTNKLVFFIVVGVVITVSSISIFISYALILSNILRIPSAEGRSKAFGTCDSHVVAVALFFGSGAFTYLTNSFPGSMEEGRFASVFYTNVVPMFNPLIYSLRNKDVKIALDKTLKRVLF; encoded by the coding sequence ATGACTCTGAGAAACAACTCTGTGACTGAGTTTATCCTTGTGGGGTTTTCAGACCAACCAGCTCTCCAGctactcctcttcctcttcttcttagtTATTTATGTGCTCACTGTGGTAGGCAACTTGGGCTTGATCACCTTAATTGGGCTGAATTCTAGCCTTCATACCCCAatgtactttttccttttcaacttgTCCTTTATAGATTTCTGTTATTCCTGTGTGTTTACCCCAAAAATGTTGAATgattttgtctcagaaaatatTATCTCCTATGTGGGGTGCATGATTCaactatttttcttctgcttctttgtcaATTCTGAGTGCTATGTGTTGGTGtcaatggcctatgaccgctatgtggccatctgcaaccCTCTGTTGTACACAGTTACCATGTCTCCTAAGGTATGTACTCTGCTGATGCTTGGTTCCTATGTGATAGGGTTTGCTGGGGCCATGGCCCACACTGGAAATATGCTGAGACTTAATTTTTGTGCTTCCAACACTATCCACCACTATCTCTGTGAAGTTCTTCCCCTCCTACAACTCTCCTGCACCAGCACCTACACCAACAAgcttgtgttttttattgttgttggggTGGTCATCACAGTATCCAGTATCAGCATCTTTATCTCTTATGCTTTGATCCTCTCCAATATTCTTAGGATTCCTTCTGCTGAGGGCAGATCCAAAGCCTTTGGCACATGTGATTCCCATGTAGTTGCTGTTGCTCTGTTTTTTGGGTCAGGGGCGTTCACCTATTTAACAAATTCTTTCCCCGGGTCAATGGAAGAGGGAAGGTTTGCTTCCGTATTTTATACCAATGTGGTTCCCATGTTTAACCCACTGATCTATAGTTTGAGGAATAAAGATGTTAAAATTGCCCTAGATAAAACCTTGAAGAGAGTGCTCTTCTGA